The sequence below is a genomic window from Silene latifolia isolate original U9 population chromosome 7, ASM4854445v1, whole genome shotgun sequence.
AGATCAGTTTTTaaagtttaattaatttacatcTACGCAAGGACAGTCTGACAGTGCAGTGAATAGCGCTCTTGAGGGCTTTATACTTTCACAGCCTAAGTTTCGAATCGCTTCAACATGGCAAAAATTTCAGCTCATACCCTTTCCCTAACATCACCTTTAATATGCTAATTCAGTAGAAGCTTAGAGTCGTAACCGCTTGAAGAACAGCTCCTGCAAAGACATGTATGTAAGCTTGGGAAGACTGACCTAACCCGAGACCCAAATTAGACCTAAGCATAGTAATTTGAGAATGAATCTAAATTGCAATGACTCGAACTAAATCGTTGTTGGCCTGAATTTTTTTGGACCTGAAGTTACCGTTTCAAAATGATCCAACTCAAAAATAACCAGAACAAAATAACTCAGAATACACCCCAAATTTTCCGAAATGTATAATTTGAACTTACACCTAAGTTAATCTACATAACAAATGGCAAGAACCTTAACACACACTCCTTTGATGACACATCACAGCTGATGAGCTGAGGCCCGGAAGTACCAGATGATTGGCTACATGAAATAGACCCTACCCAATGTCATATACCCGAACTGATTTAATCATTTAGCCAATGTGAATGATCAGATTGATGTATGAACTATGAAGTATAGCAGGCTGCAGGATGGTACCCAAGCCGATTACTGCTGGATGGACTTGAAACGCAGGAATAGACGATATCAGGTTTCATAAGTTACAGGGGCCTATGATCCTTCTAACCATCTTGGTGTCATAAGCCCCATTTTTCAGTCATCTCGAAGATATCAGGTTTCGTAAGCTAATGAACCGTTTCCAGAAGAGTGAAAAGGTCATATAATGGCCATGAAAAAGGCCGTATAATGGTCCTTCTCACTTCACCCTTAGGGATGTTACTATGTCAGGATGGTATAGTACGAGTTACATCCATAAGAAAAGCAGGCGGTCTCTACAACAGCAGAATTCAAACAACCTGAAAACATGAAACTTTTTACAAGCATAGTAGATGCATTCGGCTTTTTGGCATTCCTGCTAACCACCCCATTCTTTGCCGAGAAATGCTGGTATTTGGTCTTATAACGAGCAGGGTTCAAGCTTTGGAAGTAGAGCTCTCCAAGTTTCAGCAATGCCATTGGCTAAGCGAGCTAGTCTTTTAGAAACTTCGTAAAAATCTGTTCTTGAAGCGTCGCAAAGCACAGGCGAGAACACGAAATGAGTGGTGTGTTTCAAAAAGACATCAGCACAGAAATCCGACTTTGCCCATTACTAGCCCCAGAGCAGGCCAATAAAAATGAAAATCAAAACTAATACTTCCTAGTTCCTAGATGAAGCAAAAGGAGGTACTTCACATTATATCACAAAAAAGAGAGGACTGATATTGCGAGGAAAAAACATACATCACACAGCTAAAATCAGATTCTATAAGCAAAGAGCATCATCAAATGCTTTGGAATAAAACAaaagataaaattacaaaaaaatgaGTTTATTTGTAGTGATCAAATCAGCATTTGCAGAGTATCTTTTGCTTAAATGATGGCGAACAATGGCCAAATACAAAGGTTTAGATAAACACCTAATTCAGTAACCATTCCAGCCTTTTCTGGCCAAACATTCAGCTTTCGAGTACAAAAGAAATGAACACTCCCACAGGCCACAAAGCGAGAAAGAAAAAGCTACATTCTTGTTTCTCATAAGTGTAGTTACTAAAAAGGATAAGCGCTCAATCGATAAGAacataaatttcaaaaaaccCTACCTTAGTAACTGAAACCATGATTACCGAATTCATTCCATAACAACATTAGCCCCAACAGCTTTCATCTTCTCGATTATCTGTTGTGCTTCTTCCTTAGACACACCCGTCTTAAAAATAGCAGGTGCCTTCTCCACCAAAGCCTTTGCCTCCTTCAACCCCAAATCAGTAAACGCCCTAATCTCCTTGATGACTTTAATCTTGGCAGTACTTTCGTAAGCCTCCAATTTCAACTCAAACACAGTCTTCTCGGGAGCCTTCTCTTCTTGCACATCAGCACTAGGCCCACTCGCCCCCATCTGTCCCAACCCAGCAACTGCCCCAGCTTTCAAAACCCCAATAACCGGCGCTTCAGTCATCcccatcttcttcatcaaaataGATGCCAACTCAGCCGCCTCCCTTAAAGTGAGCGACGCCACCTCATCAACCAGCCTAAAAACCCGGTCACTAGGCGGGCTCCTATGGCAAGTTGGGTCAAACTTAGCTGGATCATAATCAGCAGGAAGTCTCCTAGGATCAAATTCAACTTCTAATTCCTCCTCTTTTATCGCCGGTTGCCCATAGTTTCGACATAGCCCGACATTATTAGGGTTTATGGATTTTGCCCCAATTACTGATGCAAAATAGGGTTTTGAAAGCAACCCAGTTCCCAAATGTTGCCTAACTCTCAGAATCAAACTCATTTTTGT
It includes:
- the LOC141592483 gene encoding uncharacterized protein LOC141592483, which encodes MSLILRVRQHLGTGLLSKPYFASVIGAKSINPNNVGLCRNYGQPAIKEEELEVEFDPRRLPADYDPAKFDPTCHRSPPSDRVFRLVDEVASLTLREAAELASILMKKMGMTEAPVIGVLKAGAVAGLGQMGASGPSADVQEEKAPEKTVFELKLEAYESTAKIKVIKEIRAFTDLGLKEAKALVEKAPAIFKTGVSKEEAQQIIEKMKAVGANVVME